A portion of the Ricinus communis isolate WT05 ecotype wild-type chromosome 10, ASM1957865v1, whole genome shotgun sequence genome contains these proteins:
- the LOC125371312 gene encoding uncharacterized protein LOC125371312: protein MIGARCPIVLPRESESMLLGWCCCKKKYATFSEAMKALNAADQVIHPSKDPKLKQYHDAKYRVFRELYEQQLSQRALIAKALE, encoded by the exons ATGATTGGTGCAAGGTGCCCTATTGTACTACCACGAGAAAGTGAGTCTATGCTATTAGGTTGGTGCTGctgcaaaaaaaaatatgccactttCAGTGAGGCCATGAAGGCCCTGAATGCTGCCGATCAG GTTATTCATCCATCAAAAGACCCAAAGTTGAAGCAGTATCATGATGCCAAATACCGAGTATTCCGGGAGCTTTATGAGCAGCAACTATCTCAACGTGCATTAATTGCTAAAGCTTTGGAATAG